The following proteins are encoded in a genomic region of Mycobacterium kiyosense:
- a CDS encoding geranylgeranyl pyrophosphate synthase: MSSASENACRRLDDARFAAGVRDGVSRIADLIDRELALDDDVVHDGVTQDDVVAATTQLRALFTVLAAQLGPDPDAWQVTTVGAALELMHQATLCHYDVAEDEDDVAEDEDDVAEDAASEDGGAEGRAAYRARVSSAILTGDHRYATASRLGSRLGPEAFGVIAETFAEVVTGQMRQKRYTATHFENAEHHLRIAREKSGSLLAACGRLGALCAGAPDDVIARMGRLGHLVGVTVHLGSVEASGELPGIRAAAASHAARAHQELVELPDSEIRQAFSILVDSVYPGGESEQRSH; the protein is encoded by the coding sequence GTGAGCTCTGCATCCGAGAACGCGTGCCGTCGGCTGGACGACGCCCGGTTCGCCGCCGGCGTGCGCGACGGTGTCTCCCGGATCGCAGACCTGATCGACCGCGAACTCGCCCTGGACGACGACGTCGTACACGACGGCGTCACGCAGGACGACGTCGTTGCCGCAACCACCCAGCTGCGAGCGCTGTTCACCGTCCTGGCCGCACAACTGGGCCCCGACCCAGACGCGTGGCAGGTCACGACCGTCGGCGCAGCACTCGAGTTGATGCACCAGGCCACCCTGTGCCACTACGACGTTGCCGAAGACGAAGACGACGTTGCCGAAGACGAAGACGACGTTGCCGAAGACGCCGCCTCCGAAGACGGCGGCGCCGAGGGCAGGGCCGCCTACCGCGCACGGGTCAGCTCGGCCATTCTCACCGGCGACCACCGGTACGCGACAGCCTCGCGCCTGGGCTCGCGGCTGGGCCCGGAAGCCTTCGGCGTGATCGCCGAGACGTTCGCCGAAGTGGTCACCGGTCAAATGCGTCAGAAACGTTATACTGCAACACATTTCGAAAACGCCGAGCACCACTTGCGCATTGCGCGGGAGAAATCCGGCTCGCTGCTCGCGGCGTGTGGGCGGCTGGGTGCGCTGTGCGCCGGCGCGCCGGACGACGTGATTGCCCGCATGGGGCGGTTGGGGCACCTGGTCGGTGTCACGGTGCATCTGGGTTCTGTCGAAGCCTCGGGCGAACTGCCCGGCATCAGGGCCGCGGCCGCGAGCCATGCCGCGCGCGCACATCAGGAACTGGTCGAGCTACCCGATTCCGAGATCCGACAAGCCTTCTCGATCCTGGTCGACTCGGTGTACCCGGGCGGCGAATCCGAGCAGCGTTCGCACTGA
- the mscL gene encoding large-conductance mechanosensitive channel, with protein sequence MLKGFKEFLSRGNIIDLSVAVVIGTAFTALVKSFTDSVINPLVSSVGFNQESKHGILNLHIPGTDLYIDLNTVLSAAINFFLVAAVVYFLIVLPYSKLRKQGEVEQADDAQVVLLEEIRDLLAQTNGAASSGRHGGAPAAGEVPLSPPPNYGPRGDR encoded by the coding sequence ATGCTCAAAGGGTTCAAGGAGTTTCTCTCGCGGGGCAATATCATCGACCTGTCGGTCGCGGTCGTCATCGGTACCGCGTTCACGGCGTTGGTCAAGAGCTTCACCGACAGCGTCATCAACCCACTGGTGAGCTCGGTCGGCTTCAACCAGGAGTCGAAGCACGGCATCCTCAACCTGCACATCCCGGGCACCGACCTCTACATCGACCTCAACACGGTGCTGTCGGCCGCGATCAACTTCTTCCTGGTCGCCGCGGTGGTGTACTTCCTGATCGTGTTGCCGTACAGCAAACTGCGCAAGCAGGGCGAGGTGGAGCAGGCCGACGACGCACAGGTCGTGCTGCTGGAGGAGATCCGCGATCTGCTCGCGCAAACCAACGGCGCAGCCTCCTCGGGCCGGCACGGCGGCGCACCCGCAGCCGGCGAGGTTCCGCTGTCGCCGCCGCCCAACTACGGACCGCGCGGCGACCGCTGA
- the moaB2 gene encoding molybdenum cofactor biosynthesis protein, translated as MKAEGQLSDLGYTVAPMEQDAELVVGRALVVVVDDRTAHGDEDHSGPLVTELLTEAGFVVDGVVAVEADEVEIRNALNTAVIGGVDLVVSVGGTGVTPRDVAPEATRDILDREILGIAEAIRASGLSAGITDAGLSRGLAGVSGSTLVVNLAGSRYAVRDGMATLNPLAAHIIGQLSSLEI; from the coding sequence ATGAAGGCCGAGGGGCAGCTGTCCGACCTCGGATATACGGTCGCACCCATGGAACAGGACGCGGAGCTGGTTGTCGGCCGGGCGCTGGTGGTGGTCGTCGACGATCGCACCGCGCACGGCGACGAGGACCACAGCGGCCCGCTGGTCACCGAGTTGCTCACCGAGGCGGGGTTCGTCGTCGACGGTGTCGTGGCGGTCGAGGCGGACGAGGTGGAGATCCGCAATGCGTTGAACACCGCCGTGATCGGCGGGGTCGACCTGGTGGTCTCGGTCGGCGGGACCGGCGTCACGCCGCGCGACGTCGCCCCGGAAGCCACCCGCGACATCCTGGACCGGGAGATCCTGGGCATCGCCGAGGCCATCCGCGCTTCCGGCCTGTCCGCCGGCATCACGGACGCCGGCTTGTCCCGCGGGCTGGCCGGGGTCTCCGGCAGCACGCTGGTGGTGAACCTGGCCGGTTCGCGCTACGCCGTGCGGGACGGTATGGCGACCCTGAACCCCCTGGCAGCCCACATCATCGGGCAGCTGTCCAGCCTCGAGATCTGA
- a CDS encoding serine protease produces MTNHPRYSPPPQQPGYSAASNQPVPPAYAQGQQSYNQQFDWRYQSATQPEYRSFDPLSGTGGRPVPSGTGPGPIPGGTGARTIPGGTGVGPVPGATMHGPLPGATMSGPIPGMYPPMGPPPRRRRSGGLIFGALAIAVVSAGIGGAAATVVELGHQSGGAHGTTVASGSAPSVPAANMPPGSVEQVAAKVVPSVVMLETDLGRQSEEGSGVILSADGLVLTNNHVVAAAAKPPAGSPPPKTTVTFSDGHTSSFTVVGADPTSDIAVVRVQGASGLTPIQMGSSAGLRVGQPVLAIGSPLGLAGTVTTGIVSALNRPVSTTGEAGNQNTVLDAIQTDAAINPGNSGGALVNMNSQLVGINSAIATLGADSGDAQSGSIGLGFAIPVDQAKRIADELISTGKASHASLGVQVTTDKGVPGAKVMEVVANGAAANAGVPKGVIVTKVDDRTINSADALVAAVRSKAPGDKVSLTFEDPAGGSRTVQVTLGKADQ; encoded by the coding sequence ATGACGAATCACCCGAGGTATTCGCCACCGCCGCAACAGCCGGGTTACAGTGCCGCGTCCAACCAGCCGGTGCCGCCCGCCTATGCCCAGGGGCAGCAAAGCTACAACCAGCAGTTCGACTGGCGCTACCAATCGGCCACGCAGCCGGAGTACCGATCCTTCGACCCGCTGAGCGGCACCGGGGGACGCCCGGTTCCCAGCGGGACCGGGCCCGGCCCGATACCCGGCGGAACCGGCGCCCGCACCATTCCCGGTGGCACCGGGGTCGGTCCGGTCCCCGGCGCAACCATGCACGGCCCCCTACCGGGAGCGACGATGTCGGGCCCCATCCCCGGCATGTACCCGCCGATGGGTCCCCCGCCGCGGCGACGCCGTTCGGGCGGACTGATCTTCGGCGCGCTGGCCATCGCGGTGGTGTCGGCGGGAATCGGTGGCGCGGCGGCGACGGTGGTCGAGCTGGGGCATCAGTCCGGCGGCGCGCACGGCACCACGGTGGCCTCGGGTTCGGCGCCCAGCGTCCCGGCGGCGAACATGCCGCCCGGCTCGGTGGAACAGGTCGCGGCCAAGGTGGTGCCCAGCGTCGTGATGCTGGAGACCGACCTGGGGCGTCAGTCCGAGGAAGGTTCCGGAGTCATCCTGTCCGCTGACGGTCTGGTCCTGACCAACAACCACGTCGTGGCCGCCGCCGCGAAACCGCCGGCCGGCAGCCCGCCGCCGAAGACCACGGTGACGTTCTCCGACGGGCACACCTCCTCTTTCACCGTCGTCGGAGCGGACCCGACCAGCGATATCGCCGTCGTGCGGGTGCAGGGCGCCTCCGGGCTCACCCCGATCCAGATGGGTTCATCGGCGGGTCTGCGGGTGGGGCAGCCGGTGCTGGCCATCGGCTCGCCGCTGGGACTGGCGGGTACCGTCACCACCGGCATTGTCAGCGCACTCAACCGGCCGGTGTCGACCACCGGTGAGGCCGGCAACCAGAACACCGTGCTCGACGCGATTCAGACCGACGCCGCCATCAACCCGGGCAACTCCGGCGGTGCACTGGTCAACATGAACTCGCAACTCGTCGGCATCAACTCGGCGATCGCCACGCTGGGCGCTGACTCCGGTGACGCGCAGAGCGGCTCGATCGGATTGGGCTTCGCGATCCCGGTCGACCAGGCCAAGCGCATCGCCGACGAGTTGATCAGCACTGGTAAGGCTTCGCACGCTTCGCTGGGCGTGCAGGTGACCACCGACAAGGGCGTCCCCGGCGCCAAGGTGATGGAGGTCGTCGCCAACGGCGCCGCCGCCAACGCCGGGGTGCCCAAGGGGGTCATCGTCACCAAAGTCGACGACCGTACGATCAACAGCGCCGACGCGTTGGTCGCCGCGGTGCGTTCCAAAGCGCCGGGGGACAAGGTGTCGCTGACATTTGAGGATCCTGCCGGCGGGAGCCGCACGGTGCAGGTCACGCTCGGAAAGGCGGATCAGTGA